One Sphingobium sp. Cam5-1 genomic window, GCCGACGATAGCCTGATCGCGCGCGTGCCCGCCATGGGTTCGCGGGAGACGCAGGGAGCGATCGCGGCGGCGGCGGATGCGCTGCCCGGCTGGGCCGCCCTCCCCGCCTCCGCGCGCGCCGATGCGCTTCGCCGCTACCATCAGCTGGTCATGGAGCATCAGGAGGAGCTGGCGCGCATCCTGACCGCCGAACAGGGTAAGCCGCTGGCCGAGGCGCGGGGCGAAATCGCCTATGCCGCCAGCTTCCTCGAATGGTTCGCGGCCGAAGCCATGCGCGCCTATGGCGAAGTCATCCCGGCGACGCAGGCGGACCGCCGCATCATGGTGATCAAGCAGCCGGTGGGCGTGGTCGCCGCGATCACGCCATGGAATTTCCCGGCGGCGATGATCACCCGCAAGCTCGCGCCCGCGCTGGCGGCGGGATGCACCATCGTGATCAAGCCCGCCGAACAGACGCCGCTCACCGCCTTCGCGCTGGGCGTCCTGGCGCAGGCGGCGGGCATCCCGCCGGGCGTGGTCAACATCGTCACGGGCGACCCCGTGGCGATCGGCGGCGCACTGACGGCAAGCCCCATTGTGCGCAAGCTGAGCTTCACCGGATCGACCCGCACCGGCGCGCTGCTCTATGCACAATGTGCGCCTACCGTGAAGAAGCTCAGCCTTGAACTCGGCGGCAACGCGCCCTTCATCATATTCGACGATGCAGATATCGACGCGGCGGTGGCGGGCGCGATGATCGCCAAGTTCCGCAATGGCGGCCAGACCTGCGTCTGCGCCAATCGCTTCTATGTCCAAACCGGCATCTACGATCGCTTCGTCCAGGCCTTCGCCGCCGCTGCCGCCGCGCTGACGGTCGGCCCCGGCGACGCGCCCGGCACCGCGATAGGCCCGCTGGTCGATGATGCGACGGTCGCCAAGGTGACGGCGCTGATCACCGACGCCAAGGCGAAGGGCGCGGTGCCGGTAGGCACGGAGAGGCCTGTCGAAGGCCGGTTCATGCCCCCCATGATCCTGGCCGACGCGGCGCCCGGCATGCGCCTTTTAGAGGAAGAGATTTTCGGCCCCGTCGCCCCAGTCATGCGCTTCACCGATGAGGCGGAGGCCATCCGCCTGGCGAATGCGGTGCCCGATGGCCTTGCCGCCTATGTCTATACAAGCGACCTCGCGCGCAGCTGGCGCGTGGGTGAAGCGCTGGAGGCCGGGATGGTGGGCGTTAACACCGGCGCGATCTCCACCGAGGTCGCGCCCTTTGGCGGCATCAAGATGTCGGGCCTTGGCCGCGAAGGATCGCGCCATGGGCTTGACGATTATCTGGAACTCAAGACGATGACGGTCGCGCTATGACGGGCTGGCCGTCAGCGGTCCGGGGAAAAGCGTTCGAGCGCCTTGGCCAGTTCACGCGCTTCGGCAATGAAGTCGCGCAGCCGCTTCTCGCCAAAAGCTTCGGCATAGGCGGACAGCATGGGCACCGTATAAACCGCGGTGCCCTCCACCAGCTTCCGCCCTTCGTCGGAAATGGAAATGACCGACCGGCGGCCATCGTTCGGATCGATGCTGCGAACGACCCACTGGCGTTCGGTCAATTCGCGCAGGATGCGCGTGACGGTGGGGGCATAGAGCAAGGCTTCCTTGGCGATGCTGCTTGCGTCCAGCTCATCGACTTCGGCCAGTACGCGCAGCACGCGCCATTGCTGTTCGGTCACATTCGCTTCCCGCAGGATCGGACGGATCGGCGCCATCACCGCTTCGCGCGCCGCCAGCAACGTGCCCGCCAGCGATTGGGAATATCTGGTCAGTCCCGCCTTTGCCTTCGCCACGTCCACCCCCTTCAGCGGAAGCCCCGGTTGATTCCGGTGCAACCGCTTCCCCTGTTACCCTGTGCCCGCGAGAGGACAAGATGATGATTTGCAATGGGCACATCTATGGGGTGGTCCTGAACGACCGGGACGAGTTGACCCGGCTCGCCCCGGACTTTCACGAAAAGCCCTATCTCGCACCTCCAGCGGCGCCGGTGGTCTTCATGAAACCTGCGGTCACTTTGTCGCGCGGCACCGTGCGGCTCGAACCGGGGCGGAGCGCCGTGGCGGCGGCGACGGTCGCGCTACTGATCGCGCGGGACACGACCGGGGTGAGCGCGCAAGACGCGCTGGACTGTGTCGGCGCGGCCGCCATCGCCGTCGATATCGCCTACGGACAGGCCAATTATTATCGGCCTGCCATTGCGCAACGTAATGCCGATGGCTTCCTGCTGATGGGAGCATGGCGATCGCCGACTCTGCCTGATCGGGTCACGACTTTTGTGGATGGCAAAGTGGCGCATGAATGGCCGCTCGACCGCCTCGTGCGCGCACCGGGCCAACTGATCGCGGACATATCTGCCTTCCTGACGATGCGGGCAGGCGATGTGCTGCTGATTGGGCTGCCCGGCGACGCCCCCGAAGTGGAGGCGGGCATGGCTTTACGCGCGGAGGCGGCGGGTTTCGACCCGGCCACTGCTCTTGTTGAGGAGTATGCACGATGAAGCGTACGCGCATCTATCATCGTGGCCGGGACATATGGGCGCGGGTGTCGCAGGACGAACAAAGCCTGATCCTGCCCGATGGATCGTCTGTCCCCGCCGCGTCCGCGCAATGGCTGCCGCCGGTCGTCCATGGCGCGGCAGTCTATGCGCTGGGCCTCAACTTCGCCGATCATAACAAGGAACTAGGCTTTGCCCCGAAGCTCGCGACGCCGCTTGTGTTCATGAAGGGCGGCAATTGCTTCGTCGGGCATGAAGGCGACACGCCCCGCCCCGCCGACGGCAACCAGATGCATCCCGAATGCGAACTGGTGGCGGTGATCGGTCGGCCCGCGCATAACGTGGCGGAGGCCGAAGCGCTGGCCTGCGTCAGCGGCTACACCGTCGCCAACGACTATGCGATCCGCGAATATCTGGAAAATTACTATCGGCCCAATGCGCGAGTGAAGAACCGTGATGCGACGACGCCGATCGGCCCATGGATCGTCGATGCGGCGGACGTGCCCGACCCGCAGGCGCTGAAGCTGACGACCCATGTGAATGGCGAGCTGGTTCAGGACGGCACGACCGCCGACATGATCATGTCCGTGGCGGATCTGGTCGCCTATCTGTCGCGCCACACCACATTGATGCCCGGCGACATGATCCTGACCGGCACGCCGCAGGGCGTTCATTTCTGCGCGCCCGGCGATACGGTGGTGACGCAGGTGGAAGGCGTCGGGCGGCTGGTCAATCATCTGGTCGCAGGCTGAAGGAAGGAGAAGGCGCATGGCCCATGCAACTGTCGAATATACCGCCAATATCGAGGGCGCGTTCGACCTGGACGCGCTACTCGCCCTGATCGCGCGCCACATGCGCGAGGAAGCTGGCGGTGTGTTCCCCGTCGGCGGCATCCGCGTGCGCGGCATCCGGCTGGACCATTATGTCATCGCCGATGGCAAAGGGCCTGACGACGCCTTCGTCAATATCGACGTGAAGATGGGCGCGGGACGCCCAGCCGAGTTCCGCCAGAGCTATTTCGATGCCCTGTTCACCGCCATCCGCACCTTTCTGGACCCGCTGTTTGCGCAGCGTCCGCTGGCGCTGTCCATGTATGTGGAGGAAGCAGAAGGCTGGAAGGCGAACAGCATTCACCAGCGACTGCAAAAGGCGGGCGTAGTTCACGGCGCATAGGTTTTTGAGGAAAAGGAGTGCCGCAATGGGCAAGGTTTCACTGGTGGCCAAAATCACCCATGTGCCGTCCATGTATCTGTCGGAACTGGATGGCCCGCACAAGGGCTGCCGCGAGGCCGCGATCGAAGGGCATCGGATCATCAGCCGCCGATGCCGGGAGCTGGGTGTTGACACGCTGGTCGTGTTCGACACGCACTGGCTGGTGAATTCAGGCTATCATGTGAACTGCTCGGCACGGTGGGAGGGCGTCTATACCTCCGGCGAGCTGCCGCATTTCATCAAGGACATGCCCTATGCCTGCAACGGCAATCCGGCGCTGGGCGAACTGCTGGCGGCGGCGGCCACACAGGCGGGGGTGCATACGCGCGCGCATCAGATCGCGTCGCTGGAGCCGGAATATGGCACGCTGGTGCCGCTGCGCTACATGAACCCGGACCAGCATTTCCGGGCCGTGTCGGTGTCGGCGCTCTGCATGGTGCATACCCTTGAAGATTCCATGACACTCGGCCGCGCCATGCGCGAAGCGGTGGAGCGCGACTATGATGGCAATGTCGCCTTCCTCGCCAGCGGGTCGCTCTCCCACCGCTTCGCCCAAAATGGCGAGTCCGAAGAATATAGGGACAAGATCTGGAGCCCGCTGCTCGAAGCCGTCGATCGGCGCGCCGTGGAAATGTGGGAACAGGGCGAATGGCGCAGCTTTGTCGGCATGTTGCAGGACTATGCCAGCAAATGCCATGGCGAAGGCTTCATGCACGACACCGCGATGATGATGGGCGTGCTGGGCGGCGCCGACTATACTGGCAAGGCCGAGGTCGTGACGCCCTATTTCCCCTCTTCGGGTACTGGACAGATCAACGCCATCTTTCCGGTTTGACGCGCTGATACTCTCCTGTGCTCCTGCCGCGCAGGAGCGCCTATTCTTCCGGGATCAGTTAGCGTCGGCGAAAGCGCCATGGGGATGGATCATGGTGACATGCCGCTTGCGCAGCGGCAGGATCAACAGGACAAAGCTGAGCAGGAAGCAACCGATGCAAACGGCTTCCACCAGGGTGAAATCGCCGCTGCCAATCAGGCGTCCCGACAGGATCGGCCCGCCCCCCAGGCCGACCATCTGCACGGCGATCGCGGCGCGCATCATCAGGCCCTTGCCGTCCATCTCGTTGACCGCGCCCAATATGAAGGGCTGCACCATATTCCAAAGGAAGTTGAACCCGCACACCCCAATCAGGAACACCGTGGCGCCCGGCTTGCCGATCAGCATGCCTATGCAGGCGACGCCGCCCAATATTCCCGCCGCGAAGACGGACATGCGTCCAATCCGTTCGGCGAGCACAATGGCGGCAAGCGCGCCGCCCACCGCCACGACCTGAGAGATGAAGAGGGCGTCGGCAACCTTTTGTTCGCCAAGGCCAGCCGCAATGCCGATCAGGAACAGGTTCGCCCATGCGATGCCCTGCGCCAGATTATAGACCAGAACGCCGGTAAGCGCAGAAACCATGAGCAGTCCAGACGATCGCGGCGCGACCTGTCCTTCGTGCCGATCGGCGTCACTGGACGATCGCGGCAAAAAAGGCGCGCAACCAATGGACAGCAACGTCACCGCCATGAAGATCAGGAATATCCCCTTCAGCCCGATCGTCGCGAACAGCATCGGCGCCTGCCATATGCCGAACGCGCCGTAAGCGAGCAGGAGGACGAGATAATAAGCCAGATTGCGGTCGGTGCGCCGGGTCAGGCCCACAAAGCTGAAACTCAGGCTGATGACCCCGCCCTCGCCCAACCCGGCGAGGAATCGTGCTGCGCCGAAGCCGCTTCCTCCCGCCGTCACCGCCGAGGCCAGATTGCCCGCGCCCGCGACCAGCAGGCATCCGATGGTCAACATGCGCCAGTCGAAGCGGTTGCCCACGAACGCCAATATGACGGTCATCAGCGCGACGGCCGACATCTCGATCCCGGCCAGGTCCACCGCCTGCGCCTCGGTCAAGTGGAGCTGCGTGACGAAACCCTGGACCAGCGCGGGCTGCACGATGAAGGACAGGACGCCGATCGTCCCCAACAGGACAAAACTGGCGATGGCCAGCGGATGGTCGGGGTGGGATCGATCGCGCGCCGGACTCCGCATCACAGGGACACCCGCACCGTCGCGCCATAGCTGGCGGGCGGCGCATAATAGGATGTCGTGCCAAGGATGCCGAGGTTCAGGGTATAGGCCCGATACTGCTCGCCAAAAACGTTCTTGCCCCATAGCGATATGTCGAACCGCTTGCTTGGATCGGTCCAGCTGACCGACGCGTTCGTCACATTATAGGCGGGCTGGACGGAAGAGGCGGCATTGGTGACTTCCAGGAACTGCTTGTCGTACCAGGCTCCATCGACCTGCACCGCGCCCGTGCCTGCGCCGACGTCGAAATCATAGCGGACAAGGTAGTTCAGGCTGAACCGTGGCGCGTTGGGGAATTCCGCGTTCCTGACGGTCGCATCGGGAAAGACGCAGCGGAAGGCCCCGCCGATATTGGTGCAATATTGCGCGTCCGGCGCGCCGGGGAACAGTTCCGGCCCGATCTGTTCACCCGCGGCGCGCACGGTCTTGACCTTGGACGTTTCCCAACTGCCGCCCAGCATCATGTTCAGATGGTCCACCGGCTGCCAGGTAAGTTCAACTTCCGCGCCGGTCGCGAGCGCATCGCTGTTCGACACTTGCGGCGTGCCGCCGATCATGGCGAACGCCTGATAATCTTCGTAAATATAGTGGAACAGCGTGGCGTTGACCCGCAATTTCTGATCCGGGGTCGACAGCTTCGCGCCGAGTTCGAAACTGTGCAAGGTTTCGGGCTTATGCTGGAACAGTTCCGCCGTCACGGTCGGGGCGAGCGTCCAGTTTCCGCCCTTGATGCCGCGATTATAGGACGCGAACAGCAACAGGTCGCGATTGGGCTTGTAATTGATCGACACGCGCGCGGCGTAATCGCCATGGCTGATGCGGTTCGCGCCGGGCCGCTGGCTTGCAAATGTTTCGTCCGTCGCAAGTGTCTGGTCCGGAAAACCCGTGTCGCTGAGCGTCGAGACATAGTCCATGGACTTCGTGTCCTTGGAATAGCGCAGACCCGCGATCAGCGACAAGGTGGGCGACAACTGATATTCGCCCTGCCCGAACACGGACCAGTTCTTCGACACCAGCGAATAGCGTTCAAGCACGCGCGGAGCGTTGGCCGAACCATTCAGGTCGATAGCGTTGCCGATCACGGGCGCGCCGATCGTGGTCATCGTCCCCTTGGTGCGCATGTCGAGATAATAGCCGCCGACCTGCCACTTGAGCGGACCGGACTCGCCCGACAGGCGCAATTCCTGCGAAATCTGGTCATATTTGGCGGTCGTGCCGAACACGATCACTTCGATCGGCAGGCCATCACCATCCTCCAGATAGTCTTTCTTGAGACTGGTATAGTTGGTGATCGACGTCAGTTCGACATCGCCCAGCTTCCAGGTGACGTTCGCCTGGCCGATATGAACGCGGCGATTGAGGTGCCCCGCCGTGCCGGAGAAATTGTC contains:
- a CDS encoding NAD-dependent succinate-semialdehyde dehydrogenase; translated protein: MTLDLRPDACLIGGEWRSGSEWLEVRNPADDSLIARVPAMGSRETQGAIAAAADALPGWAALPASARADALRRYHQLVMEHQEELARILTAEQGKPLAEARGEIAYAASFLEWFAAEAMRAYGEVIPATQADRRIMVIKQPVGVVAAITPWNFPAAMITRKLAPALAAGCTIVIKPAEQTPLTAFALGVLAQAAGIPPGVVNIVTGDPVAIGGALTASPIVRKLSFTGSTRTGALLYAQCAPTVKKLSLELGGNAPFIIFDDADIDAAVAGAMIAKFRNGGQTCVCANRFYVQTGIYDRFVQAFAAAAAALTVGPGDAPGTAIGPLVDDATVAKVTALITDAKAKGAVPVGTERPVEGRFMPPMILADAAPGMRLLEEEIFGPVAPVMRFTDEAEAIRLANAVPDGLAAYVYTSDLARSWRVGEALEAGMVGVNTGAISTEVAPFGGIKMSGLGREGSRHGLDDYLELKTMTVAL
- a CDS encoding MarR family transcriptional regulator, coding for MAKAKAGLTRYSQSLAGTLLAAREAVMAPIRPILREANVTEQQWRVLRVLAEVDELDASSIAKEALLYAPTVTRILRELTERQWVVRSIDPNDGRRSVISISDEGRKLVEGTAVYTVPMLSAYAEAFGEKRLRDFIAEARELAKALERFSPDR
- a CDS encoding fumarylacetoacetate hydrolase family protein, which produces MMICNGHIYGVVLNDRDELTRLAPDFHEKPYLAPPAAPVVFMKPAVTLSRGTVRLEPGRSAVAAATVALLIARDTTGVSAQDALDCVGAAAIAVDIAYGQANYYRPAIAQRNADGFLLMGAWRSPTLPDRVTTFVDGKVAHEWPLDRLVRAPGQLIADISAFLTMRAGDVLLIGLPGDAPEVEAGMALRAEAAGFDPATALVEEYAR
- a CDS encoding fumarylacetoacetate hydrolase family protein, with the translated sequence MKRTRIYHRGRDIWARVSQDEQSLILPDGSSVPAASAQWLPPVVHGAAVYALGLNFADHNKELGFAPKLATPLVFMKGGNCFVGHEGDTPRPADGNQMHPECELVAVIGRPAHNVAEAEALACVSGYTVANDYAIREYLENYYRPNARVKNRDATTPIGPWIVDAADVPDPQALKLTTHVNGELVQDGTTADMIMSVADLVAYLSRHTTLMPGDMILTGTPQGVHFCAPGDTVVTQVEGVGRLVNHLVAG
- a CDS encoding 5-carboxymethyl-2-hydroxymuconate isomerase; the protein is MAHATVEYTANIEGAFDLDALLALIARHMREEAGGVFPVGGIRVRGIRLDHYVIADGKGPDDAFVNIDVKMGAGRPAEFRQSYFDALFTAIRTFLDPLFAQRPLALSMYVEEAEGWKANSIHQRLQKAGVVHGA
- the hpaD gene encoding 3,4-dihydroxyphenylacetate 2,3-dioxygenase — protein: MGKVSLVAKITHVPSMYLSELDGPHKGCREAAIEGHRIISRRCRELGVDTLVVFDTHWLVNSGYHVNCSARWEGVYTSGELPHFIKDMPYACNGNPALGELLAAAATQAGVHTRAHQIASLEPEYGTLVPLRYMNPDQHFRAVSVSALCMVHTLEDSMTLGRAMREAVERDYDGNVAFLASGSLSHRFAQNGESEEYRDKIWSPLLEAVDRRAVEMWEQGEWRSFVGMLQDYASKCHGEGFMHDTAMMMGVLGGADYTGKAEVVTPYFPSSGTGQINAIFPV
- a CDS encoding MFS transporter, yielding MRSPARDRSHPDHPLAIASFVLLGTIGVLSFIVQPALVQGFVTQLHLTEAQAVDLAGIEMSAVALMTVILAFVGNRFDWRMLTIGCLLVAGAGNLASAVTAGGSGFGAARFLAGLGEGGVISLSFSFVGLTRRTDRNLAYYLVLLLAYGAFGIWQAPMLFATIGLKGIFLIFMAVTLLSIGCAPFLPRSSSDADRHEGQVAPRSSGLLMVSALTGVLVYNLAQGIAWANLFLIGIAAGLGEQKVADALFISQVVAVGGALAAIVLAERIGRMSVFAAGILGGVACIGMLIGKPGATVFLIGVCGFNFLWNMVQPFILGAVNEMDGKGLMMRAAIAVQMVGLGGGPILSGRLIGSGDFTLVEAVCIGCFLLSFVLLILPLRKRHVTMIHPHGAFADAN
- a CDS encoding TonB-dependent receptor, which gives rise to MAQDASALPQSDPALMPTSPFGEITVTAQKREQSLRDVPVSISAYSGDQLKKLGITNTTEITQQIPAMHINAWSPNVTIFNLRGISQNNFTDYLEAPVAVYTDNAYMGSINGISGQLFDIERVEVLRGPQGTLFGRNATGGVVHYLSHGATDRDLNGYVEGSYGRFRQRSLEGAVGGQIAEGWRARLSMRRALGGNYIKAKDTDAANGLVSSGQDVGGQNAFSLRATTQIDVTPDLMVELWYKYSRDHEVPTGAYSFENCVFEANGYCRVNSAGLTNGPGGVVNGITGAKASPYDNFSGTAGHLNRRVHIGQANVTWKLGDVELTSITNYTSLKKDYLEDGDGLPIEVIVFGTTAKYDQISQELRLSGESGPLKWQVGGYYLDMRTKGTMTTIGAPVIGNAIDLNGSANAPRVLERYSLVSKNWSVFGQGEYQLSPTLSLIAGLRYSKDTKSMDYVSTLSDTGFPDQTLATDETFASQRPGANRISHGDYAARVSINYKPNRDLLLFASYNRGIKGGNWTLAPTVTAELFQHKPETLHSFELGAKLSTPDQKLRVNATLFHYIYEDYQAFAMIGGTPQVSNSDALATGAEVELTWQPVDHLNMMLGGSWETSKVKTVRAAGEQIGPELFPGAPDAQYCTNIGGAFRCVFPDATVRNAEFPNAPRFSLNYLVRYDFDVGAGTGAVQVDGAWYDKQFLEVTNAASSVQPAYNVTNASVSWTDPSKRFDISLWGKNVFGEQYRAYTLNLGILGTTSYYAPPASYGATVRVSL